Sequence from the Microbacterium dextranolyticum genome:
CACGATCCGACGGGTCCATGGGGGTGCGGTTCCCCGCACGCGTGCCAGCACGGCCGAGCTCTCGCTCGCCGAGCGAACCGGTCGTGCCGGCGACGCCAAGCTCGCCATCGCGGAACGCGCGCTTCGGGCGATCCCGGTCGACTTCGAAGGCTCCGTCTATCTCGACGCCGGCACCACGACGGCGGCGATCGCCCATCTGCTGGCCCAGCGCCCCGTCGGCTTCCGCCCCCTCGAAGTGGTCACCCACTCGATGACCGTCGCGCATCTGCTTGCCGGCGCTCCCGGGCTCAGCCTCACCGCGATCGGCGGGCGGGTGCGCGGACTCACCGCAGCCGCCGTCGGAGCCGACACCGTGCGCGCGGTCTCGCGTCTGCGGCCCGACATCGCCTTCATCGGCACCAATGGGCTGTCGACGGCCTTCGGCCTGAGCACGCCCGACCCGGACGAGGCGGCCGTCAAGCGGGCCGTCATCGCCGCAGCGCGCCGCACGTTCGTCGTCGCCGATGCCGACAAGCTCGACGCCGAGCTTCTCGTGTCGTTCGGCGACCTGAGCGACATCGATGTCCTGGTCAGCGACGCGCCGCCCCACGGCGACCTCGCCGACGCCCTGAACGACGCCGACGCGGAGGTCTGGATCGCATGATCGTCACATTCACCGCCAACCCTTCCCTCGACCGTGCGGTCGCCCTGCTCGAGCCGTTGCGCCCGGGCGAGGTGCAGACAGCCGGCTCGGTCCGCGAGGACGCCGGGGGCAAGGGCATCAATGTCACCCGCGTGATCCGCGCCGCCGGCGCCGACAGTCTGGCGGTGCTGCCCCTCGACGAGGGCGACCCCTTCGGGGCGGTCCTGCGCGCGACGCACGTCCCGGTCGTCGCCGTTCCGGTGCCCGGAGCCGCCCGGGCCAACATCACGCTCACCGACGGCGACGGTGTGACGACGAAGGTGAACCTGCCCGGGGTTCCGCGAACCGCCGCCGACGGCGCGGCGCTGATCGACGCGGTCGTCGCCGCGTCGGCCGCCGCGCGCTGGCTCGTCCTCGCGGGCTCGCTGCCGCCGGGCCTGCCCGACAGCTTCTATGTCGACGTCATCGAGGCCGTCCGTGCGACGCCCGATGCCCCGCGCATCGCGGTGGACACCTCCGGGGCCGCTCTGCGTGAGGTCGTCGCCCACGGAGCCCCCGACCTCATCAAGCCGAACGACGAAGAACTCGCAGAGCTCGCCGGCGTCACCCTCGACCCCGACGTGCCCCTCGCCGCGGCGGTCGCCGTCGTCGCCGCCGGCCTCGTGCCCAGCCGCGTCGGCGCCGCCTTCGTGACGCTCGGCGGAGATGGTGCCGTGCTCGTCACCGCCGACGGCGCATGGCAGGGAACACCGCCGCCGACCCGGGTGCGCAGCACCGTCGGCGCGGGCGACAGCTCGCTGGCCGGTTTCCTGCTGGCCGAATCCTCGGGCGCGGAACCCGGCGAATGCCTGCGCAACGGCATCCGCTACGGCTCCGCCGCCGCCTCGCTTCCGGGTACACAGGCACCCGGCCCCGCAGACCTCCTCCCCGGCGACGTGCCGGTGAGGTCGATCCCACGCAACGAAGCCTGAATCCGATACCGACCACTGGAGGTCACCGTGTCCGACATCATCACGCCGGCGCTCGTCAGCCTTGACG
This genomic interval carries:
- a CDS encoding DeoR/GlpR family DNA-binding transcription regulator, with product MYATERQQLIQHLVTAEGRVAVVDLARRFGVTTETVRRDLDQLEGLGTIRRVHGGAVPRTRASTAELSLAERTGRAGDAKLAIAERALRAIPVDFEGSVYLDAGTTTAAIAHLLAQRPVGFRPLEVVTHSMTVAHLLAGAPGLSLTAIGGRVRGLTAAAVGADTVRAVSRLRPDIAFIGTNGLSTAFGLSTPDPDEAAVKRAVIAAARRTFVVADADKLDAELLVSFGDLSDIDVLVSDAPPHGDLADALNDADAEVWIA
- a CDS encoding 1-phosphofructokinase family hexose kinase; translation: MIVTFTANPSLDRAVALLEPLRPGEVQTAGSVREDAGGKGINVTRVIRAAGADSLAVLPLDEGDPFGAVLRATHVPVVAVPVPGAARANITLTDGDGVTTKVNLPGVPRTAADGAALIDAVVAASAAARWLVLAGSLPPGLPDSFYVDVIEAVRATPDAPRIAVDTSGAALREVVAHGAPDLIKPNDEELAELAGVTLDPDVPLAAAVAVVAAGLVPSRVGAAFVTLGGDGAVLVTADGAWQGTPPPTRVRSTVGAGDSSLAGFLLAESSGAEPGECLRNGIRYGSAAASLPGTQAPGPADLLPGDVPVRSIPRNEA